One window of Trichoderma breve strain T069 chromosome 3, whole genome shotgun sequence genomic DNA carries:
- a CDS encoding aldose 1-epimerase domain-containing protein, with the protein MKLTGNSLAVLAAAAALPLTASAASSGSGPDKDGKYWIRAKGIEASFIPYGASISNLFINDRYGIQRDLVGGFDNATYYGIDKQHPHFGGVPGRYANRIKNSTFVIDGKTYHAPPNENPTKAAPNGSDTLHGGPDGWDWRNFTVSAHTATSITFSIVDPDGKEGFPGEVVSHITYTVQENQWDFKMVALATTKKTPIMLSSHTYWNLDGYANNETQTALNHTLHLPYSGQRVDVDGFLIPTGDILANKKNTANDFWSQPKQLGKGFQQSGIKENCGNNCTGFETSDTCYLVNRDALGPFDWRTEGPVASLSSPWSGIHLDVYSDQTAFQVYSCNGQNGTLALKKTQGLHNNKHFPRTIPKYGCLVMEVEDWIDGINNPEWGRKQIWGPDDGPYVVQASYRFSIDGKKKKSS; encoded by the exons atgaagctgACGGGTAACTCTTTGGCCGTtttggctgcggctgctgcccTTCCACTTACAGCCAGCGCCGCGTCGAGTGGAAGCGGCCCAgacaaggacggcaagtATTGGATTCGCGCAAAGGGCATCGAGGCGTCATTCATACCGTATGGAGCGTCCATTTCGAACTTGTTCATCAATGACCGCTACGGCATCCAGCGCGATCTCGTCGGCGGCTTCGACAATGCCACCTACTACGGCATTGACAAGCAGCATCCGCACTTTGGCGGCGTGCCGGGCCGGTACGCGAACCGCATCAAGAACAGCACCTTTGTCATTGACGGCAAGACATATCACGCGCCGCCGAATGAGAATCCCACAAAGGCCGCACCCAATGGGTCGGACACGCTGCACGGAGGCCCTGACGGCTGGGACTGGCGCAACTTCACCGTGTCGGCGCACACCGCGACGAGCATCACCTTTAGCATAGTCGACCCGGACGGAAAGGAGGGATTTCCCGGCGAGGTCGTGTCGCACATCACGTACACGGTGCAGGAAAACCAGTGGGATTTCAAGATGGTGGCGCTGGCGACGACCAAGAAGACGCCCATCATGCTCAGCAGCCACACGTACTGGAACCTGGATGGCTATGCTAATAACGAGACCCAGACGGCGCTGAACCATACGCTGCATCTTCCGTATAGCGGACAGCGCGTCGATGTCGATGGATTCTTGATCCCGACGGGCGACATTTTGgcgaacaagaagaacacGGCGAATGACTTTTGGTCGCAGCCGAAGCAGCTTGGCAAGGGATTCCAGCAGAGTGGCATCAAGGAGAATTGCGGTAACAACTGTACCGGCTTTG AGACATCAGATACCTGCTACCTCGTCAACCGGGATGCTCTGGGCCCCTTTGACTGGCGTACTGAAGGCCCTGTCGCGAGTCTGTCATCGCCTTGGTCGGGCATCCACCTGGACGTCTATTCGGACCAGACGGCCTTCCAGGTGTACAGCTGCAACGGGCAAAACGGCACGctggcgttgaagaagacgcagGGCCTGCACAATAACAAGCATTTCCCGAGAACGATTCCAAAGTACGGATGTCTGGTGATGGAGGTGGAGGACTGGATCGACGGCATCAACAACCCCGAATGGGGGAGGAAGCAGATCTGGGGACCGGATGATGGTCCGTATGTGGTTCAGGCGAGCTACAGGTTCAGTattgatggcaagaagaagaagagttcGTAG
- a CDS encoding ATP synthase alpha/beta family, nucleotide-binding domain-containing protein: protein MADPRNSSSYSVVPQLQYNTVSGVNGPLVIVENVKFPRYNEIVTLTLPDGTERNGQVLEARGDRAVVQVFEGTPGIDVKKTRVKFTGQNLKLGVSEDMLGRIFDGSGRAIDKGPKVLPEEYLDINGSPINPFSREYPEEMIATGISAIDTMNSIARGQKIPIFSASGLPHNEIAAQICRQAGLVKQQGITNKGVHDGHEENFSIVFGAMGVNLETARFFTRDFEENGSLERTTLFLNLANDPTIERIITPRLALTTAEYYAYQLEKHVLVILTDLSAYCDALREVSAAREEVPGRRGFPGYMYTDLSTIYERAGRVTGRNGSITQIPILTMPNDDITHPIPDLTGYITEGQIFVDRPLYNRGIYPPINVLPSLSRLMKSAIGEGMTRKDHGDVSNQLYAKYAIGRDAAAMKAVVGEEALSSEDKLSLEFLDKFERQFISQGAYESRSIYESLDLAWSLLRIYPKDLLNRIPAKVLNEFYQRSQKDAKAKGKARAEVASNDRQQAEENLIDA from the exons ATGGCGGACCCACGCAATTCGTCATCCTACTCAGTTGTGCCGCAACTGCAGTACAACACCGTGAGCGGTGTCAATGGTCCGCTGGTTATCGTCGAGAAT GTCAAATTCCCGCGATACAATGAGATCGTTACGCTTACGCTGCCCGACGGAACGGAGAGAAACGGACAGGTTCTGGAAGCCCGAG GTGACCGAGCTGTCGTCCAGGTCTTTGAGGGTACTCCCGGTATCGATGTGAAGAAG ACTCGTGTCAAGTTTACCGGTCAGAACCTTAAGCTCGGTGTCTCGGAGGACATGCTTGGCCGTATCTTTGATGGATCTGGACGAGCCATCGACAAGGGTCCCAAGGTGCTACCAGAAGAGTACCTCGATATCAACGGCAGTCCCATTAACCCTTTCTCTCGA GAATACCCCGAAGAAATGATTGCGACTGGTATCTCGGCCATCGATACGATGAACTCGATCGCTCGAGGACAAAAGAttcccatcttctcagcctctggTCTGCCGCACAACGAAATTGCTGCTCAGATTTGCCGACAGGCTGGCTTGGTCAAGCAGCAGGGAATTACCAACAAGGGTGTTCATGACGGCCACGAGGAGAACTTCTCCATTGTGTTCGGTGCCATGGGTGTCAACTTGGAGACTGCTCGATTCTTTACTCGTGATTTCGAAGAGAACGGCAGTCTGGAGCGTACTACCCTGTTCCTCAACCTTGCCAACGATCCTAC TATCGAGCGTATTATTACTCCTCGTCTTGCCCTTACGACCGCCGAGTACTACGCCTACCAGCTCGAGAAGCACGTCTTGGTCATCTTGACTGATTTGTCGGCCTACTGCGATGCTCTTCGTGAGGTTTCCGCCGCTCGAGAAGAAGTTCCCGGTCGTCGTGGTTTCCCCGGTTACATGTACACGGATTTGTCGACCATCTACGAACGAGCTGGCCGTGTGACGGGACGAAACGGCTCCATCACCCAGATCCCCATCTTGACCATGCCCAACGATGATATTACCCACCCCATCCCCGATCTGACAGGATACATTACCGAGGGACAGATTTTCGTCGACCGACCTCTGTACAACCGTGGTATCTACCCGCCCATCAACGTGCTGCCGTCGCTGTCGCGTTTGATGAAGTCTGCCATCGGTGAGGGTATGACTCGCAAGGATCACGGTGATGTGTCCAACCAGCTGTATGCCAAGTACGCCATTGGCCgtgatgccgccgccatgaaGGCTGTCGTTGGTGAGGAGGCCCTCTCATCCGAGGACAAGCTGTCACTCGAGTTCCTGGACAAGTTTGAGCGCCAGTTCATCAGCCAAGGCGCGTACGAGTCCCGATCGATCTACGAGTCCCTGGACCTGGCCTGGAGCCTGCTCCGCATCTACCCCAAGGACTTGCTCAACCGTATCCCGGCCAAGGTGCTCAATGAGTTCTACCAGCGATCTCAAAAGGACGCCAAGGCAAAGGGCAAGGCGCGAGCCGAGGTCGCCTCAAACGACAGGCAGCAGGCTGAGGAGAACCTGATTGACGCATAG
- a CDS encoding HMGL-like domain-containing protein, whose protein sequence is MSLLRSSICRACRRSSPLRVHRGFATASRPQTSSDSRVRIVEVGPRDGLQNEKKAISLATKIELIERLAKTGLTTIEAGSFVAPKWVPQMANSSEIMEHILQQKIEAPVPITYSFLAPNTKGFQSAEKPAVEVAVFAAATESFSQKNLNCDIKTSLDRFKAVIQDSKALGLRVRAYISVVLGCPFEGFDVDPHKVAEIATDLLESGADEISLGDTTGMGTAPRTSALLKCMSAAGIRTEDIAMHFHDTYGQALVNTAVSLEHGIRTFDSSVGGLGGCPYSPGATGNVATENMVYFMESLGMETGVDLDAMADIGAWITQEIGKPNDSSVGKAVLGARSRKGAEAAAAAEKA, encoded by the exons ATGTCTCTACTTCGATCGTCCATCTGCCGGGCCTGCAGGCGCTCTTCACCGCTGAGGGTGCACAGAGGCTTTGCAACGGCCAGCCGCCCTCAGACGTCATCCGACAGCCGAGTCAGGATCGTCGAAGTCGGCCCACGAGATGGACTGCAGAACGAGAAAAAGGCCATTTCGCTGGCAACCAAGATTGAGCTGATTGAGCGATTGGCCAAGACGGGTTTGACGACGATTGAAGCTGGTTCCTTTGTAGCACCGAAATGGGTGCCGCAG ATGGCCAACTCGAGCGAGATCATGGAGCATATCCTACAACAGAAGATTGAAGCCCCCGTTCCCATCACCTACTCCTTCCTCGCGCCGAATACAAAGGGTTTCCAAAGTGCAGAA AAACCGGCGGTGGAGGTGGCCGTCTTTGCTGCCGCCACTGAGAGCTTCTCGCAGAAGAACCTCAACTGCGACATCAAGACTTCGCTAGACCGATTCAAGGCTGTCATTCAGGACTCCAAGGCGCTGGGACTCCGTGTTCGAGCCTATATCTCAGTGGTTCTGGGCTGTCCCTTTGAGGGCTTCGATGTTGACCCTCACAAGGTGGCTGAGATTGCCACTGACCTGCTGGAGTCTGGAGCCGACGAGATTTCACTTGGCGACACCACTGGCATGGGCACCGCTCCCCGGACGAGCGCACTGCTCAAGTGCATGAGTGCGGCCGGCATTCGCACAGAGGACATTGCGATGCACTTCCACGACACGTATGGACAGGCGCTGGTCAACACGGCTGTGTCACTAGAGCATGGGATCCGGACATTCGATAGCAGCGTGGGCGGACTCGGCGGCTGCCCTTACAGCCCTGGAGCGACGGGCAATGTGGCGACGGAGAACATGGTTTACTTTATGGAGAGTTTGGGCATGGAGACGGGCGTCGATTTGGATGCCATGGCGGATATTGGAGCGTGGATTACGCAGGAGATTGGCAAGCCGAATGACAGCTCGGTAGGAAAGGCAGTGCTGGGAGCGAGGTCGAGGAAGGGAGccgaggctgctgcagctgctgaaaagGCATAG